In Brevibacillus marinus, the genomic window TCGATACGGGATATTTTGCACTTCCAGCTTGTCAACCAGATAGTCTATTTCAGCCCGGGTGGCTACGGAAAAAGCGATGTGATCAACCTGACCGATCCCGTTTTGCCCAGCCGCGTCAGATTGGTGCAGGCCAATCCGCGTATGGGTCCCGAGCATAAAATAAATCGGCTGACGTTCATCGACCTCCTCCAGCGCGATCGGAACCTCCAGGATCTCTTTAAAGAACTCGGCTGTTTTCAACGGGTCCCGGCAGTTGAGGGCAATGTGATGAACACCTTGCAAATACAGCATGTTGTGCAATCCTCCCAAAACGGAAAGCGATCTCTTCCATCATGATGCGCCGATGATGAAAAAATATTACGCGCTGTAGCGCGACATCTCTTTGCGGCTGTTGTGGTTCTGGAGACGCTGACTCAGGTGCTGCAGCCGCATTTTCAGCGCGGCATGCCATTCGTGGTCAGCCAGAGCCTTCGCCACGCTCAGCAAATCAAGCGCAATGTCGATCTGCTGGCGCAGTACGTCCGCATAGTTGCCATCATCAGTCATCGTACAATTCTCAAACAGATCGGGCAAATTGTCAACACTCACGAAATCGCTAAAATCGACTTCTCGAGCCTGATCCCCTTGGGCGTATTCGACAAGTATCTCAAATTCCCCTTCTATCGCGGGATGAACATCGATTCGATTGCAGACAGGGCAGAACAGGATCGGAACGTTGTGCACAAGCGTCTGTTGGTGACGAACCGTACCAAACGAGCCGAGCATTCCCGCTCCACAACAAAAACTCATAGCTTTTCCCTCCTGACACCCGTTCATCGAGCGTAGCTGTTAATTAATGAAGCTTGAAGCCTGCATGGATTTGCCTGACTTTATTCGATTGTACCTCACCTCTATCGCCTCTACCAAGCTAAAAATCATACCAGTTGGCGAGGGAGATGATTCCAAGCTTGTACTTGCGGCAATCGCGGCTAGGCAGGTCCTTTTCGCTAATATATTCCGGCCAATCTGCAAACTTGCAAAAAACGTTGCGCTCCCAGCGCAAACAGGCAAATCCCCGCCAGATGCAAAAAAGCTTCCTCCTACTTCGCTGGAAAAGAAGCAGCAAGGAAGCCCTGATCAGGCCGCGGGTTTCGCTTTACTCTTTGACCATCGCTTCGTACGCGTCGGCGTCCAGCAGTTTATCCAACTCGCTCGGATCGGCGACTTCCACCACAATCATCCATCCTTTATCGTACGGAGAGGAGTTGACCAACTCAGGTGAATCTTCCAGTTCGCCATTTACTTCGACTACCGTGCCGCTGAGCGGCGCGTACAATTCCGATACGGTTTTGACCGATTCGACGCTGCCGAACGGCTCATCTTGTTTGATCTGTGCGCCAACTTCCGGAAGCTCGACAAAGACGATATCGCCCAGTTCAGATTGGGCAAACGAGGTGATCCCGATGTACGCCTTGTTTCCCTCTACGCGTACCCACTCGTGCTCTTCACTGTATTTCAGCTCTTTCGGAAAATCCATCTGCCAACTCCTCCTATCGATCTTAATCGATCTTGTCGCTACTAGTATTAGACAAAAATCCTACGATTCCTCTTCGATTCCCAGAATTCGGAACAACCGTTTTTTGACCAGATTCAATCCTTTTTCGCCTGCCTGGAAGTGACGAAGCTGAAGGTTTTCGTCAAACAGGTAGTAGGCCGGGACGAACTCGTTGTCAAAGGCATCGGTCGTCGTCATCTGGTTGTCGATGGCGATGGGGTGGGTCAAGTTGTAGGCGGCGATCGTTTCCTTTATGGCCGCGACATTCGTGTCTGCTTCCGACCGCGGCATGTGGACGCCAACCAGCTGCAGGCCGTGTTGGCTGTATTTGTCCCGCCATTCGTTGATCTGCGGCAGCGACTCTTTGCACATGTGGCAGCTGATCGACCAAAAGTGGACCAGCAGCGGTTTTCCGGCCAAATCAGCCTTGCTCACCTGGCCGTTCACCCATTCGCTAATCCCGGGAAAATCAGGCAGTTCTTCGCGTAATCTCATCATTCCCTCTCCTTTCATTATGCAGCCTACCGGCTAACACAGGGGTAAACGTACGTGATTACGATATATTCTGTGATGGCACAAAAAGCGCTATTCCGCCGTTCATTCGTAAAAAAAAGGTCTAACGGGATAGCAGTTAGACCTTTTTTCCAACGAAGTGTTCGTGCACTGGTTTGATTAAAACGCTTCGAGGTGTTTGTCGCCCGGACGCCAGTTGGCAGCGCACAGACCGCCGGATTGCAGGGCTTGCAGGACGCGCAGCGTTTCGTCTACGGAACGGCCGATGTTCATATCGGTAACGACTTGGTAACGCAGAATGCCTTCCGGATCGATGATGAACAGACCGCGGAACGCCACGCCTGCTTTTTCATCCAGCACGCCGTAGTCGCGCGATACTTTTTTCAGGAAGTCGGATGCGAGCGGATAGTTGATGCCGCCCAGGCCGTTTTGCTCGCGCGGCGTGTTGATCCATGCGCGGTGCGAGTGGACGGAGTCCGTCGAGACACCCAGCACTTCCGCGTCGAGGTCTTTGAATTCTTCGATCGAATCGCTGAGTGCAATAATTTCGGTCGGGCAGACAAAGGTGAAGTCGGCCGGATAGAAGAACAACACCAGCCATTTGCCCCTGTAGTCGGAGAGGGAAACTTTGCCAAATTCTTTGCCGTTGCCCAGCGCCGTTTCCATCGTGAAATCAGGTGCAGGCAGTCCTACCAAACGTTGTGCCATCGTATCGTTACCTCCTTAGCAGAATGATGTGATTTCACCCACATCCATCATCTTATCAAAACGCCCACATTAAAGTCAATATCAACTTGTAATTATTTTTATTAAGACACATTTCGCCATCCTCCGACAGCGCCATCCCCTAATCTGCAACGAATACGCGTACATTATTCTTCTCGATTCTTCCCGCGCCCCGGCCTGCTGCCGGGCGGTTCGCAGCGGGCGAGGCGAGCCGTTCATTGCGGCGGCTTTTGCTGAAGAATGCCCGATTGCTCAATCCGCCTGACTGCCTCCAACAATTCGTCTGCTTGTTTGACCAGCGCGATCCGCACGTACCCTTCTCCTTCCCGGCCGAAGGCGCTGCCGGGAATCACTACGACGCCCGCCTCTTCCAGCAGGCGAAAGGCGAACTGGCGCGACGACCAGCCGGCGGGAATCGGGGCCCAGACGAACATCGTCGCCTTTGGCGGTTCGATCGTCCAGCCAATCCGGGAAAGTCCCGCCAGCAGCACGTCCCGCCGCTCCTGGTAGAGCGCGCCGACCGGATTGCGATAGCGGCCGGACATATCCGCTTCCAGCGCGGCAATCGCCATCTCCTGGACGGGGTGGAAGACGCCGTAATCAATATTGGATTTGAGTACCGCCAATGGTTGGATGATCCGCTCATTCCCGACCACGTAGGCAATCCGGCAGCCAGCCATGTTAAAGCTTTTGGAAAACGAATTGAACTCGATCCCCACTTCTTTCGCCCCTGCCGCCTGCAGGAAACTGGGCGGCCGGTAGCCGTCAAAGGCCATCTCCGAGTAGGCGAGATCGTGCGCGACAATGATCCCGTACCGCTTGGCGAACTGGACCACCTGTTCGAAAAATGCGAGCGGGGCGACCGCGGCAACCGGATTGTTGGGGTAGTTGAGGATCATCAGCTTGGCGCGCTGCCGCACTTCCGCGGGAATCGCCTCCAGGTCGGGCAGGTAGCCGTTTTCCGCGCGCAGCGGCAGGGGATACAGCTCGGCACCTGCGAGCTGCACACTGGCGGCGTAGATCGGATATCCCGGATCAGGGACCAGCACCAGCTCCCCTGGATCGACCCATGCCATCGCCAAATGGGCCAGCCCGTCCTGGGAACCCATCAGCGCGTGCACTTCCCGTTGGGGATCGAGTGCCACGCCAAACCGGTATGTATACCAATCAGCCACCGCCTGGCGAAAGCGGGGAGACCCCTCCGACAGCGGGTACCCGTACACATCGGGCCGCTGCACCGCTTCCGTCAACGTCTGGATCAGGTGCGGGGCGGGCGGTTGATCGGGACTGCCAATGCCCAGATCGATCACCCGAAACTTTCGGGCGGCCTCTTGCTTTCGCTGCGCCATCTCGCTGAAGATCGCCGATGAAAGGTTTTGCAGTCTGCGCGATGGCTCGGGGCGACTCATCGCTTGCTCCTCCACTGCTCCATCTCCGCTTCCTGAAAACCAACGGTCACCCTGCTGCCGTCCGTAATCAGCGGCCGTTTGATCAGCTTGCCGTTCTCGGCGAGGAGCGTGAGCATCTCTTCTTCGCTCATTTGCGGCAGCCGTTCCTTTAAATTCAGCTCGCGGTACAGCTGGCCGCTCGTGTTAAAAAATTTTTTCAAGTCCAGACCGCTTTGCTGCCACATGCGGCGCAGCTCTTCTTTGCCGGGCGGCCGCTCGACAATCGGTATCGCTTCGTAGGGAATCTCTTCTTTGTCCAACCACTGTTTGGCCTTGCGGCAGGTGCCGCACTTTTCGTACAGGTACACTTTCAGCGCCATCCGGAGCAATCCCACCTTTTTCCTTTTTTCCAGCATACCATGAGCGGACGCCTGCGCTCAAATCGGCTCGACAGTTACCTGCACCTGATAGCCGGCGTGTTTTTTCGCGTGAAAAACGCCGCCGTCCAATACCAGGTACTGCGCCTTGACCCCGATCAGCCGGCCGCCCACCTCTGTCTGCTTGTCCAACGAGAAAGACGTGATTTTGTCCACTTTCTCCAGCATCGGATAGGTGATCTCCACCCATTCGTCTTCCTTCAGCCGAAACGGCTTGAACGCTTCCGGAAAGTATTCGTACACTTCGTCGCGAATTTGCCGCAGATCGCGTTCCGCCACTTCCCCTTTTAACATCTTCCGCCAATTGGTTTTGTCGGGAAGGTACTGGCTCAAGTGCGCCTCCAGCTCCCCGGCCATCCGCCGCGTCGGCAGCTCGGCGATCGGAACGGCGCGAATCGCCCCCTGATCGACCCACCGCTTGACCTGGTTGTCTTTGCGGGTCAGCCCCACCTTCACATCGCTGGACAAAGCCAGGTAAACGTAATGGGGAATCATGCAGTGCGTCTCGGCAAAGCGTTCGTCCCGGCAGGTGCCCTGCGCAAAGTGGCACTCGTGCGGTTTGACGATGCACAAGTCGTTTTCCGGCAGCTTCACAAAACAGGGGTAGCAGTAGCCGTTGTTAAACGTCTTGTTGGTTGCGCGTCCGCAAGCGATACATTTCTTTTGGCCGAGGTAGGAAATGGTCAGCCTGCGGCCCAAAAGCTCGTTTAACGGCAGCTTTTCCCCGGCGATCTGCAAATAGTATTCAACGGGCCGCTCTTTTCCGTGGTAGCTGTGAGCCAGCCCCTCCAAGATACCCGCTAGCTGCTCCACATCGGGTTCTCCCCTTTCCTCCCTGTCTGTTTCCATTGTATCACACTCCCCACACTCCCGCCCGCCATCGCCCGCCTGGTTGGCAGATATTGCGGGCACAAGCGGGCTGTTTTGGCGGGCATGTTTTTTCGCACGGGGGTGAACCTAAAGGCAGACCACAGCGTCAGACATTCGTTTCTTGAAGGAGCTGGAAGCCGTGTACCGTTGGTTGGCATGCAGTGCTTTGGCCGCCGCCATCCTGTTCGCTCCTGTGGCGGCACTTGGCAAAAACGAAATCGAAGAACCGGTGCATCGCATCAACACACAAAAAAAAATCGTGGCGCTCACCTTTGATGACGGACCGGACCCCGTCTACACCCCGTTGATTCTGGAAACCCTGCACAAAAACGGCGTGCCTGCCACCTTCTTCGTCCTCGGATCACAAGCGAACAAATACCCCTCGATCATCAGATGGATGCAGAAAGCAGGTCACGAAATCGGCAATCACGGGTATGAACACCACGATCTGAACAAACTGACGGAACAGCAAGTGTACGATGAGATCAAACGCACGGAAGAAACCATCCGGAAAATAGCGGGAGTGTTTACGCAGTACTACCGTCCGCCCGGCGGAGTGATCACCCACGACGTACAAAACGCGGTGCAGACGACCGGCTATGACCTGATCTACTGGTCGGTGGACCCGCGCGACTGGTCGCTGAAGCGGACGGCCGCGGTGATTGTCAACAGCGTGAAGCAAAGCGTCACACCGGGCGACATCATCCTGTTTCACGACGGCGGCTTAAACCAGAAGCAGACGCTGAAAGCGCTGCAGCAGCTGATCAGCGAGCTGCGTTCCCAAGGCTACAAGTTTGTCACGATCAGCCAGCTGCTGCATGAAGCGGCCTCTTGATTGGACTGGCCGACAGTTGACTAGCCGACGGTGTTGCGGAGGAACGTGCGCAAGCGTTCGTTTTTGGGCTGGACCAGCAGTTCCTGGGGCGTCCCTTCTTCGGCGATGACCCCCTGATCCATAAAAATCACCCGGTCGCTTACTTCACGGGCAAACCCCATCTCGTGCGTCACGACGACCATCGTCATGCCTTCGCGCGCCAGGTCCTTCATCACCGCCAGCACCTCGCCGACCAGTTCCGGGTCGAGCGCCGACGTAGGTTCGTCAAACAGCATGATTTTCGGATTCATCGCCAGCGCGCGGGCGATCGCGACCCGCTGCATCTGCCCGCCGGAGAGGCGATCCGGGTAAACGTCCGCTTTATCGGCCAGTCCCACTTTTTTGAGCAGTTCCATCGCCCGCTCGCGTGCCTCTTCGCGCGGTACTTTTTTCACTTTCACCGGCGCAAGCGTGATATTCTCCAGCACGGTCTTGTGCGGAAACAGATTGAACCGTTGAAACACCATGCCCACTTCTTCGCGAACCTTGTTGATGTCGGTTCGGGGGTCGGTGACATCGTGTCCGTTGATGATGATTTGACCGCTGGTGACCGGTTCCAACTGGTTCAGGCAGCGGAGAAACGTACTTTTGCCGGAACCGGACGGGCCGATCACACAGACCACTTCTTTTTCCGCGATCTGCGTGGTGATCCCTTTCAACACTTCCAGTTTGCCGTAATATTTATGCAATTCTTTCACTTGGATAATCACAACCGAAGCCCCCTCAAATGACGATGATCATCTGTTTTCTTTTCTATTGTAACGAAACGATGCGGGAAACGCACCTTTTTTCCGCTGAACGTTTCGTTGAACGGAGTGACGTTTACGGGGACGCTCCGGCATGCGGCGGTCGGCTAATCGCTTCGGCTCTCCTGCTCCAGCAGCCGGCCCTGCTGATAGCGGTACAGGCGTGCGCTGTTCTTGCTCGCCGCCTCGATCAACGGCCCGGACTCATCCTCCACCAGCCGCACCGATTCGCTGGCGAGCACCTTTCCCGGGTCTGCCATGGCGAACTGGCCGTTTTGCCAGCGGTAGATCCAGAGATAAGAAGGAACGGTTCCCTTGGACACGGCCAATAGTTCGGCCCGGCCATCGCCGTCCAGGTCTTTTTTCAGCGGCGATCCGGTTTTGAGATAGCGCAGCCATTCCTTTCGCCCTTCGTCAAAGCCAAGCACTTGCAGTTCCTCATAATGGGAACCGAGCGGACCGAACAACTCGATTTCCGCCCGGCCGTCGCCGGTCAAATCGACGGCCTGCACACTGGTCTGCGCCACCCCGTAATCGCTGACCAGACCAAGATTGTACTGAGCAGCTCCATCCTGCAGGTAGGCGATCACTTCGCCCTGTTCCGGCTTGTGCTGGAACAGCGGGTCGACGTACAGGTGGACAAAGACGTCTTTGGCGCCGGAAATGCGCTGCAGACCAAAACTTTTCACCTTTACCAGTTCGCTGGGCGCATCGGTCGCCGTCAAGCTTTCCACAGCTACCGGCTCAAACGGCAGGTCGATCGGTTCCGGTTGCTCTGAAACAGGCTTGGCGGGCGGCGGTGCGGGGTCGGTCGGCGGCGCCTTGCCCGCCCAGCAGCCGGTTGTCAACAGCAGGAGCAATAGCAGGGATAACCAGCAGCGCATCAGCATCCTCTCTCCTTTGCGCACATTTTCCTCAAGCATACCACAACGTGCACCTACTGGTTAGACGAGATCGCCGCGCGGCCGTTTCAGCGTGGCGGAGCCTGCAGCGAGACTCCCGCCTCGACCACGTAAAAAAGTGAGCGATTCGCTCACTTATGGCAGCGGCGGGATGAGCCAAGCCGGCTCATCCGTTTTTCTGTTCGTTCTGGACCGGTTGCGTACCCTCGGGTGCTGCGTTGCCGCTATCCCACACTTGTACGGTGATGAAGCTGAGCACGAAAAACAGCGCCCAAATCAGCGCCCGTTTGAAAATATTTGGCGTCAGCACGCGTATCACCTGCCTTTCAGGGATACTTGCGCTTAGTTTTTCCCGTCCACCGCGATGCTATGCCGCTCCGTCCCGCCAGCTGTCCGGTCCGCCGCTTGCCGCGCCCTTGGCGCGCGGAACAGCAGACAGGAGACGGCGAAAGCCGCCAGCATCCCGCCCATCAGCCCAAACATCAACTGCGGCGAGACATACTCGATCAGATACCCATTGACGTAAGGACCGATGATGCTGGCCAGGCCAAAGTTGATTCCGGCGATGACGCCTGCCGTCGGGATCAGCCCCAGCGGCAGCAGGTCCGCGGCAAAGGCCAAACCCAAGGAGTAAAACGAACCAACCGCCGCGCCGGCCACGGCCAGCAGCAACATCATCAGCCAGGCGGATTGCCCGATCAGCGGAAACAGGCAGAAAGCGAGCGCACCCACAAACGCACAGACCATCATCACCTGTTTCCGGCCTACCCGGTCACTCAGCGTCCCCAACGGCAGCTGCAGGAACAGACTGCCCACCACAAAGGACGGCAGGATCAGCGACAACCATTCCGGGGAAATCCCCATGCGCAGCGCGTAGATGGGGAAGCTGCCGTTGAGCGAGGCTTCCATATATCCGTACAGAAAGGAAGGAATCAGCGCCAACCAGGCCAACCGAACGACCGCGGCATACCGGTTCTTCTGCTTTTCTCCGACGGCGGTCATCGCCTGCGGATAGGCGTTGGGCAGCAGGAAAACCATCACAAATGCGACAACGTACAGCAGGGCGAGGGCGGCAAACGGCGCCCAGCGTCCCCACGACAGCAGGTTGAGTCCCAGGGGGCCGGCGCTGAATCCGACGCCGTACGCCAACCCGTAGAGCGAGATGTCGCGCCCGCGCCGCTCCGCGGGTGAAGCCGCTGTAATCCAGATCTGGCTGGCGTAGTGCAGGGCGGAGTCTCCGATGCCCATCACCAACCGCAGCAAAAACCAGAGCACCAGCCCGTCGAGCAGCGGGAGCAGCAGGGTACTGGCCGTCACTAAGACGAGCCCCAAGACAATCACCGACCGGTATCCCCACTTACGCAGCGGAACCTCCCACCACGGCGCGACCAGCAGCATTCCGATATACATGGCGGCGGCATTCAAGCCGTTGGCAACCGATGATACCCCTTGCTCTTCCAACAGAATCGCCAGCAGCGGCAGGGTAAGTCCCTGGTTCACCCCGGCGATCACCACCACCACAATCAGCGACCAAAACAGAAACCGTGATGAAGGCATGAACCCAATAACTCCTTTCCGCTCCAATCGTACAGCTTATGTCCCGGCAACTGTCAATGGCCGCTCACGGTCTCGTCCGGAACCGATACAGGAGGCACCTTTCCCTGCTGCAGCAGGTACATTTTCTGATACAAGCCCCCTGCCTGCAGCAGCTGGTCGTGGGTGCCGCGCTCCACAATTTCGCCGCGTGACAGCACGAGTATCAGGTCAGCATGCTGGATGGTTGACAGACGATGGGCGATGATAAACGTCGTTCGGCCCCTGGACAGCACGCGCAGGGCTTGCTGGATGACCGCTTCCGTCTCGCTGTCAATCGATGCGGTCGCTTCATCGAGAATCAAGATCGCCGGATCGACAGCCAGGGCCCGCGCGAATGAGATCAGCTGCCGCTGCCCGGCGGAAAGCGTCGCCCCCCGCTCCACCACCTGCTGGGCATACTGCTCAGGCAGCTGCCGGATAAACTCATGCGCCCGCACCGCCTGCGCCGCCGCCACAATTTGCCGCTCGTCAATCGCCTCATTATAAAGACGGATGTTGAAGCGGATATCGCCTGTAAACAGGAACGGATCCTGCAGAACCAAACCGATGTGCTTGCGCAGTGACTGCGGGTCGATCTCGCGAAGATCGACGCCGTCGATGGTGATCGATCCTT contains:
- a CDS encoding MFS transporter, with product MPSSRFLFWSLIVVVVIAGVNQGLTLPLLAILLEEQGVSSVANGLNAAAMYIGMLLVAPWWEVPLRKWGYRSVIVLGLVLVTASTLLLPLLDGLVLWFLLRLVMGIGDSALHYASQIWITAASPAERRGRDISLYGLAYGVGFSAGPLGLNLLSWGRWAPFAALALLYVVAFVMVFLLPNAYPQAMTAVGEKQKNRYAAVVRLAWLALIPSFLYGYMEASLNGSFPIYALRMGISPEWLSLILPSFVVGSLFLQLPLGTLSDRVGRKQVMMVCAFVGALAFCLFPLIGQSAWLMMLLLAVAGAAVGSFYSLGLAFAADLLPLGLIPTAGVIAGINFGLASIIGPYVNGYLIEYVSPQLMFGLMGGMLAAFAVSCLLFRAPRARQAADRTAGGTERHSIAVDGKN
- a CDS encoding amino acid ABC transporter ATP-binding protein; the protein is MIIQVKELHKYYGKLEVLKGITTQIAEKEVVCVIGPSGSGKSTFLRCLNQLEPVTSGQIIINGHDVTDPRTDINKVREEVGMVFQRFNLFPHKTVLENITLAPVKVKKVPREEARERAMELLKKVGLADKADVYPDRLSGGQMQRVAIARALAMNPKIMLFDEPTSALDPELVGEVLAVMKDLAREGMTMVVVTHEMGFAREVSDRVIFMDQGVIAEEGTPQELLVQPKNERLRTFLRNTVG
- a CDS encoding redoxin domain-containing protein, with protein sequence MRLREELPDFPGISEWVNGQVSKADLAGKPLLVHFWSISCHMCKESLPQINEWRDKYSQHGLQLVGVHMPRSEADTNVAAIKETIAAYNLTHPIAIDNQMTTTDAFDNEFVPAYYLFDENLQLRHFQAGEKGLNLVKKRLFRILGIEEES
- a CDS encoding peroxiredoxin, with product MAQRLVGLPAPDFTMETALGNGKEFGKVSLSDYRGKWLVLFFYPADFTFVCPTEIIALSDSIEEFKDLDAEVLGVSTDSVHSHRAWINTPREQNGLGGINYPLASDFLKKVSRDYGVLDEKAGVAFRGLFIIDPEGILRYQVVTDMNIGRSVDETLRVLQALQSGGLCAANWRPGDKHLEAF
- a CDS encoding arsenate reductase family protein, encoding MALKVYLYEKCGTCRKAKQWLDKEEIPYEAIPIVERPPGKEELRRMWQQSGLDLKKFFNTSGQLYRELNLKERLPQMSEEEMLTLLAENGKLIKRPLITDGSRVTVGFQEAEMEQWRSKR
- the gcvH gene encoding glycine cleavage system protein GcvH codes for the protein MDFPKELKYSEEHEWVRVEGNKAYIGITSFAQSELGDIVFVELPEVGAQIKQDEPFGSVESVKTVSELYAPLSGTVVEVNGELEDSPELVNSSPYDKGWMIVVEVADPSELDKLLDADAYEAMVKE
- a CDS encoding VOC family protein, encoding MLYLQGVHHIALNCRDPLKTAEFFKEILEVPIALEEVDERQPIYFMLGTHTRIGLHQSDAAGQNGIGQVDHIAFSVATRAEIDYLVDKLEVQNIPYRGPIERPTSYNLYFETPDGHHLEVRVEKDEQDEM
- a CDS encoding aminotransferase class I/II-fold pyridoxal phosphate-dependent enzyme, producing MSRPEPSRRLQNLSSAIFSEMAQRKQEAARKFRVIDLGIGSPDQPPAPHLIQTLTEAVQRPDVYGYPLSEGSPRFRQAVADWYTYRFGVALDPQREVHALMGSQDGLAHLAMAWVDPGELVLVPDPGYPIYAASVQLAGAELYPLPLRAENGYLPDLEAIPAEVRQRAKLMILNYPNNPVAAVAPLAFFEQVVQFAKRYGIIVAHDLAYSEMAFDGYRPPSFLQAAGAKEVGIEFNSFSKSFNMAGCRIAYVVGNERIIQPLAVLKSNIDYGVFHPVQEMAIAALEADMSGRYRNPVGALYQERRDVLLAGLSRIGWTIEPPKATMFVWAPIPAGWSSRQFAFRLLEEAGVVVIPGSAFGREGEGYVRIALVKQADELLEAVRRIEQSGILQQKPPQ
- a CDS encoding FG-GAP repeat domain-containing protein is translated as MRCWLSLLLLLLLTTGCWAGKAPPTDPAPPPAKPVSEQPEPIDLPFEPVAVESLTATDAPSELVKVKSFGLQRISGAKDVFVHLYVDPLFQHKPEQGEVIAYLQDGAAQYNLGLVSDYGVAQTSVQAVDLTGDGRAEIELFGPLGSHYEELQVLGFDEGRKEWLRYLKTGSPLKKDLDGDGRAELLAVSKGTVPSYLWIYRWQNGQFAMADPGKVLASESVRLVEDESGPLIEAASKNSARLYRYQQGRLLEQESRSD
- a CDS encoding polysaccharide deacetylase family protein; this translates as MAAAILFAPVAALGKNEIEEPVHRINTQKKIVALTFDDGPDPVYTPLILETLHKNGVPATFFVLGSQANKYPSIIRWMQKAGHEIGNHGYEHHDLNKLTEQQVYDEIKRTEETIRKIAGVFTQYYRPPGGVITHDVQNAVQTTGYDLIYWSVDPRDWSLKRTAAVIVNSVKQSVTPGDIILFHDGGLNQKQTLKALQQLISELRSQGYKFVTISQLLHEAAS
- a CDS encoding DUF2797 domain-containing protein gives rise to the protein METDREERGEPDVEQLAGILEGLAHSYHGKERPVEYYLQIAGEKLPLNELLGRRLTISYLGQKKCIACGRATNKTFNNGYCYPCFVKLPENDLCIVKPHECHFAQGTCRDERFAETHCMIPHYVYLALSSDVKVGLTRKDNQVKRWVDQGAIRAVPIAELPTRRMAGELEAHLSQYLPDKTNWRKMLKGEVAERDLRQIRDEVYEYFPEAFKPFRLKEDEWVEITYPMLEKVDKITSFSLDKQTEVGGRLIGVKAQYLVLDGGVFHAKKHAGYQVQVTVEPI